A window of Synergistales bacterium contains these coding sequences:
- a CDS encoding MBL fold metallo-hydrolase, which produces MTDYPLQFLRFLGTSGGRFTMLHQERASGGLWLQSRGSAAVIDPGPGALVQIHRARPQLALEAINALLLTHRHLDHSTDVNVIAEAMTGGGFKNQGAAVLPGDALDESEPILFAYLQRRIRRLLTWENTQPVTLRRDTTVTPHLLIHHGVECYGLIFDLAHGTRLGLISDTRFFPGLPALFAGCTTLIVNVTFSKQKPGYDHLSFDDLGPILEEAAPRLAIATHFGRGALRDNPDELVRRFRKEGREVLAAADGMVVDLESHRRVQ; this is translated from the coding sequence GTGACAGACTATCCGCTCCAATTTCTCCGGTTCCTGGGCACCTCCGGCGGACGCTTCACGATGCTCCACCAGGAACGTGCCTCCGGGGGGCTCTGGCTGCAGTCCCGGGGGTCCGCAGCGGTGATCGACCCGGGACCCGGAGCGCTTGTGCAGATCCACAGAGCCAGACCACAGCTCGCCCTCGAAGCAATCAACGCCCTCCTGCTGACGCATCGACATCTGGACCACAGTACGGATGTCAACGTCATCGCCGAAGCCATGACCGGCGGCGGTTTCAAGAATCAGGGGGCAGCCGTGCTGCCCGGGGACGCCCTCGACGAAAGCGAACCGATTCTTTTCGCCTATCTGCAGAGGCGCATCCGTCGCCTGCTGACCTGGGAGAACACCCAGCCCGTCACGCTCCGGCGGGACACAACGGTAACGCCCCATCTGCTCATCCATCACGGCGTGGAATGCTACGGACTGATCTTCGATCTCGCCCACGGAACGCGACTGGGGCTGATCAGCGACACCCGCTTCTTCCCGGGACTGCCTGCGCTCTTTGCGGGCTGCACCACGCTTATCGTGAATGTCACCTTCTCCAAACAGAAACCGGGCTACGACCATCTCTCCTTCGACGATCTCGGCCCGATCCTCGAGGAGGCCGCTCCACGACTCGCCATCGCGACCCACTTCGGCCGCGGCGCCCTGCGGGACAACCCCGACGAGCTGGTGCGGCGTTTCCGGAAAGAAGGACGGGAGGTGCTCGCCGCCGCCGATGGAATGGTGGTGGATCTCGAAAGCCACCGCCGGGTACAATAG
- a CDS encoding aminotransferase class I/II-fold pyridoxal phosphate-dependent enzyme produces the protein MPYIAKRAREGKTGIFAQVDSWVREAAETRDDLVHLGIGSPNRMPASHILDELVTACRREGNYKYPFIHQALPRAIADWYSDRFGVRLDPDSEVLPLWGTQEGLSHLPLALMEHGDSCLLPDPGYPIYHYMPTVVDGEGIPFSLLESTGFMPDFDAIDAESARKARFLLLNYPNNPLGKVAPPEVLERAVAFCREHDLLLVYDNAYCELTYDGRRAPSVLQVEGAREWAVEFNSFSKTFNLAGMRVGFMVGNPAVVGALKQLKGNMDYGLFRPAQEAAVAALTNPKRDEVIAGVRQLYQDRRDAFIAAASEEGWEIEPPEGSMFIWARVPGSGDDVAFTSFCIREAGVAVTPGSGFGPSGRGYVRIALVEEIPTLRQAARRIGRALSSWERERSQAR, from the coding sequence ATGCCCTATATCGCCAAGAGAGCTCGTGAAGGAAAGACCGGCATCTTCGCCCAGGTGGACAGCTGGGTCCGCGAGGCGGCGGAAACCCGGGACGACCTCGTTCATCTCGGTATCGGCAGCCCCAACAGGATGCCGGCGTCGCATATCCTCGACGAGCTGGTCACCGCCTGCCGCCGCGAGGGCAACTACAAGTATCCCTTTATCCACCAGGCGCTCCCCCGGGCCATCGCCGACTGGTACAGCGACCGTTTCGGCGTACGGCTGGATCCGGACAGCGAGGTGCTGCCCCTGTGGGGAACCCAGGAGGGGCTCTCCCATCTCCCGCTGGCCCTGATGGAACACGGCGACAGCTGCCTGCTCCCCGATCCTGGGTACCCTATCTACCACTACATGCCCACCGTGGTGGATGGAGAGGGCATCCCCTTCTCTCTGCTGGAGTCAACGGGCTTCATGCCCGATTTCGACGCCATCGACGCGGAGTCGGCCCGGAAGGCCCGCTTTCTGCTGCTCAACTACCCCAACAATCCTCTGGGCAAGGTGGCCCCTCCGGAGGTGCTGGAACGTGCGGTGGCCTTCTGCCGGGAACACGACCTTCTGCTGGTCTACGACAACGCCTACTGCGAGCTCACCTACGACGGTCGGCGTGCCCCAAGCGTGCTCCAGGTGGAGGGCGCCAGGGAGTGGGCTGTGGAGTTCAACTCCTTCTCCAAGACCTTCAACCTCGCCGGGATGCGGGTGGGCTTTATGGTCGGCAACCCGGCAGTGGTGGGCGCCCTGAAGCAGCTCAAGGGAAACATGGACTACGGACTCTTCCGACCGGCTCAGGAGGCCGCTGTAGCGGCCCTGACCAATCCGAAACGCGATGAGGTCATCGCAGGGGTCAGGCAGCTCTATCAGGACAGGCGGGACGCCTTCATCGCGGCGGCCTCGGAAGAGGGATGGGAGATCGAACCGCCGGAAGGAAGCATGTTCATCTGGGCCAGGGTGCCGGGAAGCGGCGACGACGTGGCCTTCACCTCCTTCTGCATCCGGGAGGCCGGGGTCGCCGTCACCCCGGGGAGCGGGTTCGGTCCCAGCGGCAGGGGCTATGTGCGGATCGCCCTCGTCGAGGAGATCCCCACACTCCGTCAAGCAGCAAGACGTATCGGAAGGGCGCTCTCGAGCTGGGAGAGGGAACGCTCGCAAGCACGGTAA
- a CDS encoding NAD-dependent malic enzyme, giving the protein MIMNRMRALELHRKARGKIQAYPTINANTEEDIALAYVPGSIVAAEEIQKDPEQSFEYTGRSNRIAVISDGSAIFGLGDVGPLAALPVIEGKCLLFKLFGDINALPLCLDCNDPDNMALVGRTIAPNFGAINVEDVSSPNTFTLVRELQSRIDIPVFCDDQHGTAVVTLAALKNALEIVGKNLEETTIALSGAGAAGIATAELLIAAGARNIIMVNANGILDEENMRMNHIQEDLSKRLNPEQRKGHLKEAMKGADIFIGLSRGGIVTQEMVSSMAERPIVFALALPDPEIIPEEAIAGGAEIVGTGGFEESANPIPNLHSSPPILRGALDIRATTLTEHMFLAAATSLASLVDRRRLSPQHIMPDLFCDEVAPRVAEAVAQAAVADGVATRPLKEGVVYDQTWQRIYGATMSRI; this is encoded by the coding sequence ATGATCATGAACAGGATGCGTGCCCTGGAACTCCACAGGAAGGCACGCGGAAAGATCCAGGCCTATCCGACGATCAACGCCAACACCGAGGAGGACATCGCCCTCGCCTACGTACCTGGAAGCATCGTCGCCGCCGAGGAGATCCAGAAAGACCCGGAGCAGAGCTTCGAGTATACCGGGCGGAGCAACCGAATCGCCGTGATCTCCGACGGAAGCGCCATCTTTGGGCTCGGCGACGTGGGCCCCCTGGCCGCACTTCCCGTCATTGAAGGCAAGTGTCTGCTCTTCAAGCTCTTTGGGGACATCAACGCGCTCCCGCTCTGCCTGGACTGCAACGACCCCGATAACATGGCGCTGGTAGGGCGTACCATCGCACCGAACTTCGGAGCCATCAACGTGGAGGACGTCTCCAGCCCCAATACCTTCACCCTGGTTCGGGAGCTGCAGAGCCGGATCGATATCCCCGTTTTCTGCGACGACCAGCACGGCACGGCGGTGGTCACCCTCGCCGCACTGAAGAACGCTCTGGAAATCGTGGGAAAGAATCTCGAGGAGACAACCATCGCCCTGAGCGGTGCCGGCGCGGCGGGGATCGCCACAGCGGAGCTGCTGATCGCCGCCGGGGCCAGGAACATCATCATGGTGAACGCCAACGGGATCCTCGACGAGGAAAACATGCGGATGAACCACATCCAGGAGGACCTCTCCAAGCGGCTCAATCCGGAACAGCGGAAGGGACATCTGAAGGAGGCCATGAAAGGCGCCGACATCTTTATCGGGCTCTCAAGAGGGGGAATCGTCACCCAGGAGATGGTATCCTCCATGGCGGAGCGGCCGATCGTGTTCGCACTGGCGCTCCCCGATCCCGAAATCATCCCCGAGGAGGCCATCGCCGGCGGCGCCGAGATCGTCGGGACCGGCGGTTTCGAGGAATCGGCCAATCCGATCCCCAATCTCCACTCCTCGCCGCCGATCCTGCGGGGAGCACTGGACATACGCGCCACGACGCTCACGGAGCACATGTTCCTCGCCGCCGCCACCTCGCTGGCAAGCCTGGTGGACCGGAGACGACTCTCTCCGCAGCATATCATGCCCGATCTCTTCTGCGACGAGGTGGCGCCCCGCGTGGCGGAGGCCGTCGCCCAGGCAGCCGTGGCCGACGGCGTCGCGACCAGGCCGCTCAAGGAAGGCGTCGTGTACGACCAGACCTGGCAGCGGATCTACGGCGCCACC